TTTAGTGGCTCGATGATATCTTCACCCTGTTTTAAGGCTTTTACATCAATACCATTAATAGTACCGCAGTCTTCGAGACGGATCACAACATCCTGAGCTACATCAACCAAACGACGAGTCAGGTAACCTGCATCAGCAGTTTTCAGGGCAGTATCAGCCAGTCCTTTTCGAGCACCGTGAGTCGAGATAAAATACTCAAGAACGGTGAGACCTTCTTTGAAGTTTGATGTAATCGGGGTTTCAATGATCTCTCCCTGACTACCTTTCATGGATTTCTTGGGTTTTGCCATCAATCCACGCATACCGGCCAGCTGCTTGATCTGATCAGAGGATCCACGAGCGCCGGAATCAGCCATTATATATACTGAATTGAAACCATGATCATCAGAGCTCAGGCCATCCATCATCATACTGGCAACTTGATTTGTAGTGTGAGTCCAGATATCCAGAACCTTATTGTAGCGTTCACCTTCAGTCAGCCAGCCAGCTTTTCGGTCAGCATTGACCTTCTCAACTTCTTTGGCAGATTTTGCCAAAAGCGTTTCTTTCTTTTTAGGAATCAAGATGTCGGACAAACCAATTGAGACACCACTTTTAGTGGCATATTCAAATCCCAGTTTTTTAAGTGCATCCAGAAAAAGTACCGTCTTGTAGTTACCGGAAAAACGCATAACGTCGCTGATCAGCTTCTCAAGTCGTTTTTTAGTGATCAATTCATTAACGAAAGGATAATCTTCCGGAAGCACCTGGTTGAGCAGAAGGCGACCAGCAGTTGTATCGAGTAATCCACCATCACGGCGAACTTTGATCTTGGCATGGTAATCAAGATATTGATTGTATACAGCCAAAACAGCTTCATCCTCTGAGCTGAATATCATTCCCTCACCCATGGCATCTGGCCGAATCTTGGTCAGATAGTAGCAACCCAAAACCATATCCTGTGAAGGAATAGTGATCGGCGAACCGTGTGCAGGATGGAGGATATTGTGACTGGATAGCATGAGCATGCGTGCTTCAGTAATAGCTTCAGGGGAAAGTGGCAAGTGAACCGCCATCTGATCACCGTCAAAGTCAGCATTGAAAGCTGAACAAACCAATGGGTGGAGTCTAATTGCCCGTCCATTAATCAGAACCGGCTGAAAAGCCTGGATACCTAAACGGTGCAAGGTAGGAGCACGATTCAACATCACGGGGTGATCTTTGACCACATACTCCAGAACATCATAGATCTCCGGCAACTTCTCTTCAACCATAACCTTGGCCTGCTTGGGCGTTTTGGCATAGTTGCGCACCAGAAGTTCTGAAACGATGTGTGGTTTAAATAGCTCAATGGCCATTTCCTTGGGGATACCACACTCATGTAATTTAAGATCGGGACCCACAACGATAACAGAACGACCAGAATAATCAACACGCTTACCCAGTAGATTCTGACGGAAGCGACCCTGTTTACCGGATAGCATATCAGACAAGGATTTCAGCGGACGACGGGTTCCAGAGCGAACAGCACTTTGCTTGCGACTATTGTCAAATAGAGAATCAACCGATTCCTGCAGCATGCGTTTTTCATTTCTCAGGATCACATCCGGTGCCTTGATCTCCATCAGTTGACGAAGACGGTTATTCCGGATAATCACACGGCGGTAAAGATCATTAAGATCTGAAGCAGCAAAACGGCCACCATCCAGAGGTACCAGAGGTCGCAGTTCCGGTGGGATCACCGGTAAAATAGTAAGGACCATCCATTCTGGACGATTGGGAACATCGCTCCCCAGTGTATCAAAAGCTTTGATCATTCTGAGACGCTTCAGAGCATCTGCTTTCTTCTGCTGGCTACGAGTGGTCTTGACGATCTCTTTAAGCTCGATCATGGTCTTTTTGATCTCCAGATCCCGGAGCATGGACAGAATGGCTTCGCCACCAGTTTTGGCGACAAACACATCTTCTTCATCTGCACCCAGAGCATCCGGACCATAAATAGCATCCAGCTCGATGAAATCTTCTTCATCCAGGATCTCACCTGGCTCAACATCAGCTTTTCCAGGAGAGATAACAACGTAAGATTCATAATAAATAATACGTTCGAGATTCTTGGAAGTCATTCCCAGTGTATGAGCAAGGGTAGAAGGAATCGATCGAAGATACCAGGTATGCACTACCGGAACGGCCAGGGTGATATGCCCCATCCGCTCACGACGAACTTTTTTGCGGGTTACTTCAACACCACAGCGGTCACAAATAATACCCTTATATCGAATTCGTTTGTACTTGCCGCAATGACATTCCCAATCCTTGACAGGACCAAAGATACGTTCACAGAAAAGACCATCTTTTTCCGGTTTGTATGTCCGGTAATTGATGGTCTCAGGTTTAAAGATCTCACCCCGGGATTCGCGAAGAATCTTTTCTGGCGAAGCCAGGCGGATCGTGATCTCGGTAAAGTCGTTGACTACAGATTTATTAAGCAAAGGAGTACTCCCTTTTTACTTTAATTCAACATCCAGACCCAGACCCTTCATTTCACGTAACAATACGTTGAAGGATTCAGGAATACCGAATTCAGGTAGATTATCCCCTTTAACCAGGGCATTATAGACCTTCGAGCGGCCCTCTACATCATCAGATTTCACAGTAAGCATTTCCTGGAGCGTATGGGCAGCGCCATAAGCTTCCAAAGCCCATACTTCCATTTCACCAAATCGCTGGCCCCCAAACTGCGCTTTTCCGCCCAGTGGTTGCTGAGTAATGAGTGAATAGGGTCCCGTGGATCTGGCATGCATCTTATCATCTACCTGATGGGTCAGCTTCATCATATAGATCTCGCCGATTGTCACAGGATTATCAATATATTCTCCTGTGCGCCCGTCGATAAGCTTCTGCTTACCACCTACTGGCAGTTTAGCTTTCTTCATCAATGCTTCGACATCTGCCAGTTTGGCACCATCAAAAACCGGAGTCTCAAACATAACTCCCAGTTCACGACCAGCCCAGCCCAGCATTGTTTCATACAGCTGTCCCAGGTTCATACGTGATGGTACACCCAGGGGATTAAGAACAATATCTACCGGACGACCATCATCCATGAAAGGCATATCTTCTTCAGCCACAACAGCGGCTACAACACCTTTGTTTCCGTGACGACCAGCCATCTTATCACCGATGGATATCTTGCGCTTGGTAGCGATCTGAACCTTTGCCAGCTGAATAACTCCAGGCTGCAGGTCATCCCCTACCTTCTGCTTATAAACATCATTCTCATAATTCTGTTCGATCTCGCGATAGAGACGTTCATATTCGTTGAGCAGTTTATTCAGCTTAACATTGCGATCTTCATCAGCCAGAATGGGTTCCCGGCGATTTACCCGATCAAAGTTCAGCGTTGCAATAGCTTCCTTGGTAAAAGGCGTTCCAGCTTTCAGAATAACCCTGCCACCAAGATCGGCCACTGCTGCAGATTTTTGATCCAGCAACAGATGATTTACTTTTTCGTTGCGCTTTTTTGTCAGCGCCGTTTTATCAAGACTGGCACGCTGCTTGAGAGCATCCAGTTTACGTTTTTCATCCAGACGGGATTCACGAGCCTTGCGGGTATAGAGTTCAGTACGAATAACCACACCCTTTACACCGGGGTCAGCCCGTTTTGAAGCATCTTTCACATCGCCTGCTTTTTCACCAAAGATGGCTTTAAGCAGTTTTTCTTCCGGAGTTGGATCAGTCTCACCCTTGGGAGTAACCTTTCCAATAAGGATATCACCAGGATGGACTTCAGCCCCTACTCGAATGATACCATCATTACTCAGATTCCGGGTAGCTTCTTCACTGACATTGGGGATATCCCGGGTCAGTTCTTCTTCACCACGCTTGGTTTCACGAACTTCAAGCTCAATCTCCTTCAAACGCATACTGGTGAAGATATCGCCCTTGAGAAGACGTTCAGAGAGAACGATTGCATCCTCAAAGTTATATCCACGCCAGGGCATGAAAGCAACGGTGATATTCCGACCCAAGGCTAGATCTCCCCGGTCAGTACTCATGCCATCCGCTAAAACATCACCAGGAGCGATCCGTTGTCCAACTTCAACCAATACCTTCTGATTGATACAGGAGTCCTGATTACTCCGCTGAAATTTTCTCAGCTTATAGGTTACCATGCCGGGTTCTTCAATGAGAGTCACTTCTTCATCTATACGACGAGTCGTTTTTACGATGATCTCTTCAGCACTGACAGACTTAACAATACCTTTCACATCTGAAAGGAGCAATGCACGGGAATCTTTAGCGACAATCTTCTCAAATCCAGTTCCAACAATTGGAGCTTCCGGCCACAGTAATGGAACGGACTGACGCTGCATGTTAGAACCCATCAGGGCCCGGTTTGCATCGTCATGCTCCAGAAAGGGTATACACGCAGCAGCCGGTGACACAATCTGCAAGGGAGAAACATCCATATAGGACACTTCTGAAATATCTTTCACCGGAAAGTCACCTCGGATCCGTACCTGCACCCGATCTTCTGTAATGAACCCATCTTCGTCCATAGGCGAGTTTGCCTGGGCGATAAATGTACGATCTTCATCATCTGCGGAGAGATACTCTACCGTTTTAGAGACCTTCGGTTTTCCACCACTATTGACCAATTTTCGGTAAGGAGTCTCGATAAATCCAAGACGGTTAACCACCCCATAAGAGGCCAGAGAGGATATCAAACCAATATTAGGACCTTCAGGCGTCTCAATGGGACACAATCGACCATAGTGAGTATAGTGAACATCTCGAACCTCAAAACCGGCGCGTTCCCTGGTGAGAGCTCCCGGCCCCAGAGAGGACAAACGACGTTTATGGGTAACTTCAGCCAATGGATTGGTTTGATCCATGAACTGGGATAATTGATTGGTTCCAAAAAAGGAACTGATAGCAGAGGTCACGATCCGTGAATTGATTAGATCCTGAGGAGTCAAATTCTCAGTATCACGCACGTTCATTCGCTCACGAATGGTTCGTGTCATTCTACTCAGAGCTACAGAAAACTGGTTCCCGATCTGTTCACCAACTGTTCGCACGCGGCGATTGCCCAGGTGATCAATATCATCAGTACCTCGTTCTCCTTTACGCATCTCCAACAAAAAGTTCACCGACATGATGATATCTTCCGGTGTCAGTACCAATTCCTCCAAAGGAACATCGATACCAAACTTCTTGTTCATACGATAACGGCCAACTTCTCCAAGATCATATTTTTTAGGATCAAAAAAGAGTCTGGATAGAAATTTTTCAGCCAGATCCAGGTTCGGTGGTTCGCCACCACGCATTTCAGTATAAAATATTCTGAGTGCTTCGTTGGTGTCTGATGAACGATCCTTGGCCAGTGTATTTGCCAGCAGATCATAGGCAATGTCTTCCGGGTCACTTACAACCATGACACCGCCAACGCCTTCTTTTTTCAGCTCACGAACCTTTTCCTTGGTCAGCTTATCACCGGCCTCCATAAGGATCTCGCCAGTTTCTTTATTAATGACATCCACTGGTACTGGTGTGTCATAGAAGGATTTCAAACCAACATTATCAGCCAGGCGTAATTCGCGAATGACACCGAATGAGCTAAGAATAGACTCATTCGAGGAGAATTTCATTGCCCTGAGCAGTAATGAGATGGGGAATTTACGGCGTCTATCGATGACTGCATAAATGACATCATGGATATCAGTTGTGATATCCAGCCAACTGCCCCGAAAGGGAATCAGGCGGGCAGAATAAAGCTTGGTACCGTTGGGGTGAATTTTCATATCGAAAAACACACCTGGAGAACGCATTAGCTGAGAAACAATGACCCGTTCAGCGCCATTAACAACAAAAGCACCACCCTTGGTCATATATGGGATATTTCCAAAAAAGATATCCTGCTCCACATGAACAGAATAATCGCCTGGTTCGGAACCTTCCTCAGTTGCATGTAGAATAAGTTTTACCTTTAAGGGTACGGAATAGGTGACTCCACGCTCCAGGCACTCCTCAATGGAATATCTAGGTAAACCGACAGAGTAGGATACGTAATCCAGCTTGTAGTTCCCGTGATTGTCTTCAATGGGAAATACAGCTTGAAATATTGCCTCCAAACCCTTGTTATCGCGTTCGTAGGCAGCATTATCTTCCTGAAGAAATTCTCTCCATGAGGCAACCTGCAAATCCAGCAGGTTGGGAAGGTCGATCTGTGAACCGATTTTGGAGAAGGAGAATCGTTCTATTTTACTAGGCAGGGACAAAAGTCACCTCCACTTTTAGTTAATCAACTAAAGGCGCAAAAGCTCGCAGGAGAAATCTCCTGCGAGCCAGAATCCAGACAAGCGTTGGAACTGAGAGTCAAACTATTTAAGACTGACAGAAGCTCCAGCTTCTTCCAATTTCTTTTTGAGCTCTTCAGCTTCATCTTTGGAAACAGCTTCCTTGATTTTGCTGGGAGCGCTATCAACCAGTTCTTTGGCTTCTTTAAGCCCAAGAGCGGTTACTTGGCGAACAACCTTGATAACATTGATCTTTTTATCGCCGGGACCTTCTAGTACTACATCGAACTCAGTCTGCTCTTCGACTTCTTCAACGGCAGCAGCAGGACCAGCGGCCATAGCGACTGGAGCAGCGGCTGTAACACCGAATTTGTCTTCGATAGCAGTTATAAGCTCAGAAATCTCGAGCATGTTAGCGGTTTCAAGATAGCTCATTACATCATCACGTGTGATACCCATGAGTAGATTACCTCCAGATTAATTCTTTGTTTCTTTTAATGATAATAAAACACCTGCCAAATTCCGCATGGGAGCTTGAAGCACACTCAGGGTATTCTGCATGGGAGACTGCAGCCCACCGAGCAGCATGGCAAGTAACTCGTCTTTCCCTGGTAAATTAGCCAACTTCACATAGAAAGAGGCGTCCAATACCTGGCCCTCAAAAACCAAACCTTTTACAGCTGGTTTTTCTTTAGCCTTACCTTCCTTTTTAAGGAATTCTTTGATCACTCGAGCTGGCGCTGTCGGATCTTCTTTCCCAAAAGCCAGAGCTGTGGGTCCCTTCAGTACAGCTTCGAGACCTTCATAACCACTTTCTTTCACAGCAATGCTTACGAGCCTGTTCTTAAGAACACGAAACTCAACATTAGCCTCATGGAACTGAGACCTGAGTGCATTGGTCTCCTCTACCGTGAGCCCAACATAGTCAGTGAAATAGATGGCGCTGGCGTTTGAGATCTTCTCCCGGATAGAATTCAGGGAGTTAATATTTTTTTGATTTGGCATTTTGCTAATTCCTTCGCCGCTTATACGCCGAGCGTTGCTCTATCAATACGAATACCAGGACCCATCGTTGAGCTGAGGACCATTTTTTGAAAATAAGTCCCTTTAGCACCTGATGGCTTCATGGAAATCAGACGATTGACCAATACTGTAATGTTCTCAGATAAGGCTGAGCTTTCAAATGAAGCCTTGCCAACCACCGAGTGAACGATTCCATACTTATCAGTACGCAATTCAATCTTACCGGCCTTCGACTCATTGACGGCCTTAGTAATATCCATTGTGACCGTTCCAGTCTTTGGATTCGGCATGAGACCACGGGGTCCCAAAATCCGACCCATCTTACCCACTTCACCCATATTATCAGGCGTAGTGATGATCACATCCACATCCAACCAACCGTCTTTCAGCTTCTGGACATATTCTTCAAATCCAACAAAGTCCGCACCAGCTTCGACGGCTTCAT
The Candidatus Neomarinimicrobiota bacterium DNA segment above includes these coding regions:
- the rplA gene encoding 50S ribosomal protein L1; translation: MKISKKQKVNLSKLDKNLEYDLGAGVDLLKECATANFDETIEVSVNLGVNPKYADQMVRGTVTLPHGTGKKVRVLVLAKGPKADEAVEAGADFVGFEEYVQKLKDGWLDVDVIITTPDNMGEVGKMGRILGPRGLMPNPKTGTVTMDITKAVNESKAGKIELRTDKYGIVHSVVGKASFESSALSENITVLVNRLISMKPSGAKGTYFQKMVLSSTMGPGIRIDRATLGV
- the rpoC gene encoding DNA-directed RNA polymerase subunit beta', with the protein product MLNKSVVNDFTEITIRLASPEKILRESRGEIFKPETINYRTYKPEKDGLFCERIFGPVKDWECHCGKYKRIRYKGIICDRCGVEVTRKKVRRERMGHITLAVPVVHTWYLRSIPSTLAHTLGMTSKNLERIIYYESYVVISPGKADVEPGEILDEEDFIELDAIYGPDALGADEEDVFVAKTGGEAILSMLRDLEIKKTMIELKEIVKTTRSQQKKADALKRLRMIKAFDTLGSDVPNRPEWMVLTILPVIPPELRPLVPLDGGRFAASDLNDLYRRVIIRNNRLRQLMEIKAPDVILRNEKRMLQESVDSLFDNSRKQSAVRSGTRRPLKSLSDMLSGKQGRFRQNLLGKRVDYSGRSVIVVGPDLKLHECGIPKEMAIELFKPHIVSELLVRNYAKTPKQAKVMVEEKLPEIYDVLEYVVKDHPVMLNRAPTLHRLGIQAFQPVLINGRAIRLHPLVCSAFNADFDGDQMAVHLPLSPEAITEARMLMLSSHNILHPAHGSPITIPSQDMVLGCYYLTKIRPDAMGEGMIFSSEDEAVLAVYNQYLDYHAKIKVRRDGGLLDTTAGRLLLNQVLPEDYPFVNELITKKRLEKLISDVMRFSGNYKTVLFLDALKKLGFEYATKSGVSIGLSDILIPKKKETLLAKSAKEVEKVNADRKAGWLTEGERYNKVLDIWTHTTNQVASMMMDGLSSDDHGFNSVYIMADSGARGSSDQIKQLAGMRGLMAKPKKSMKGSQGEIIETPITSNFKEGLTVLEYFISTHGARKGLADTALKTADAGYLTRRLVDVAQDVVIRLEDCGTINGIDVKALKQGEDIIEPL
- the rplL gene encoding 50S ribosomal protein L7/L12; the encoded protein is MGITRDDVMSYLETANMLEISELITAIEDKFGVTAAAPVAMAAGPAAAVEEVEEQTEFDVVLEGPGDKKINVIKVVRQVTALGLKEAKELVDSAPSKIKEAVSKDEAEELKKKLEEAGASVSLK
- the rpoB gene encoding DNA-directed RNA polymerase subunit beta, with amino-acid sequence MSLPSKIERFSFSKIGSQIDLPNLLDLQVASWREFLQEDNAAYERDNKGLEAIFQAVFPIEDNHGNYKLDYVSYSVGLPRYSIEECLERGVTYSVPLKVKLILHATEEGSEPGDYSVHVEQDIFFGNIPYMTKGGAFVVNGAERVIVSQLMRSPGVFFDMKIHPNGTKLYSARLIPFRGSWLDITTDIHDVIYAVIDRRRKFPISLLLRAMKFSSNESILSSFGVIRELRLADNVGLKSFYDTPVPVDVINKETGEILMEAGDKLTKEKVRELKKEGVGGVMVVSDPEDIAYDLLANTLAKDRSSDTNEALRIFYTEMRGGEPPNLDLAEKFLSRLFFDPKKYDLGEVGRYRMNKKFGIDVPLEELVLTPEDIIMSVNFLLEMRKGERGTDDIDHLGNRRVRTVGEQIGNQFSVALSRMTRTIRERMNVRDTENLTPQDLINSRIVTSAISSFFGTNQLSQFMDQTNPLAEVTHKRRLSSLGPGALTRERAGFEVRDVHYTHYGRLCPIETPEGPNIGLISSLASYGVVNRLGFIETPYRKLVNSGGKPKVSKTVEYLSADDEDRTFIAQANSPMDEDGFITEDRVQVRIRGDFPVKDISEVSYMDVSPLQIVSPAAACIPFLEHDDANRALMGSNMQRQSVPLLWPEAPIVGTGFEKIVAKDSRALLLSDVKGIVKSVSAEEIIVKTTRRIDEEVTLIEEPGMVTYKLRKFQRSNQDSCINQKVLVEVGQRIAPGDVLADGMSTDRGDLALGRNITVAFMPWRGYNFEDAIVLSERLLKGDIFTSMRLKEIELEVRETKRGEEELTRDIPNVSEEATRNLSNDGIIRVGAEVHPGDILIGKVTPKGETDPTPEEKLLKAIFGEKAGDVKDASKRADPGVKGVVIRTELYTRKARESRLDEKRKLDALKQRASLDKTALTKKRNEKVNHLLLDQKSAAVADLGGRVILKAGTPFTKEAIATLNFDRVNRREPILADEDRNVKLNKLLNEYERLYREIEQNYENDVYKQKVGDDLQPGVIQLAKVQIATKRKISIGDKMAGRHGNKGVVAAVVAEEDMPFMDDGRPVDIVLNPLGVPSRMNLGQLYETMLGWAGRELGVMFETPVFDGAKLADVEALMKKAKLPVGGKQKLIDGRTGEYIDNPVTIGEIYMMKLTHQVDDKMHARSTGPYSLITQQPLGGKAQFGGQRFGEMEVWALEAYGAAHTLQEMLTVKSDDVEGRSKVYNALVKGDNLPEFGIPESFNVLLREMKGLGLDVELK
- the rplJ gene encoding 50S ribosomal protein L10, encoding MPNQKNINSLNSIREKISNASAIYFTDYVGLTVEETNALRSQFHEANVEFRVLKNRLVSIAVKESGYEGLEAVLKGPTALAFGKEDPTAPARVIKEFLKKEGKAKEKPAVKGLVFEGQVLDASFYVKLANLPGKDELLAMLLGGLQSPMQNTLSVLQAPMRNLAGVLLSLKETKN